The proteins below are encoded in one region of Brassica napus cultivar Da-Ae chromosome A6, Da-Ae, whole genome shotgun sequence:
- the LOC106400852 gene encoding probable myosin-binding protein 5 isoform X1 has protein sequence MSNRSFKNFIEEELGTFPHFFIYAILEWIIIILLFIDGLLAFFSNQFARFFNLRTPCLLCTRLDHVLVKTNPDFYYNDSICDSHKRNISSLAYCHVHKKLSEIKHMCEGCLLSFATEKESDVDTYKSLIGILHKDLELLIDERELQLAFPVAGSKKDENFHRTNNRFQQQQHCSCCGELLKIKTEKPKNNNNQSFFAGPSPSPRVSFNQRTLDLSQIKYSELPEKEDTKGALGDTVDDRTPSFVKGGNNNRFFGLPLSDSALNSPRWSVRSMKKSLIDQNGAESEVLDGDSILHHLKRQVRLDRKSLMDLYMELDEERSASAVAANNAMAMITRLQAEKAAVQMEALQYQRMMDEQAEYDQEALQSMNGLLVKREEDMKELEAEIEAYRLRYGLLREEEDGQGREPEEFLDETKLVLDLPVCSSNGEEDLEHKQDSAEEPKANNDGIIEEEREDGSRKDVLVKEITEITERLSAIESKGELLQQISDVLDVSEGEAILYQISQNLHMLRSFIEMPSES, from the exons ATGTCTAACCGTTCCTTCAAGAACTTCATAGAAGAAGAACTTGGAACATTCCCACACTTCTTCATCTACGCTATCCTTGAatggatcatcatcatcctcctctTCATCGACGGCCTCCTCGCGTTCTTCTCCAACCAATTCGCCAGGTTCTTCAACCTCAGAACCCCTTGTCTCCTCTGCACTAGGCTTGACCATGTTCTTGTCAAAACGAACCCTGACTTCTATTACAACGACTCCATCTGCGACTCCCACAAGAGGAACATCTCTTCTCTAGCTTACTGTCATGTCCACAAGAAACTCTCTGAGATCAAACACATGTGCGAAGGATGCCTCCTCTCTTTCGCAACCGAGAAAGAATCAGACGTTGATACTTACAAGTCTCTTATTGGAATCTTGCATAAGGATCTCGAGCTTCTTATAGATGAACGCGAGCTTCAGCTAGCGTTTCCGGTTGCGGGTTCGAAGAAGGACGAAAACTTCCACAGAACTAACAATAGGTTTCAGCAGCAGCAACATTGTTCTTGTTGTGGAGAGTTGTTGaagatcaaaaccgaaaaaccgaagaACAATAACAATCAATCTTTCTTTGCTGGTCCTAGTCCTTCTCCTAGAGTTTCATTCAACCAAAGAACTTTGGACTTGTCTCAAATCAAATACTCAGAGTTGCCTGAGAAGGAAGACACCAAAGGTGCCTTGGGGGACACGGTTGATGATAGAACACCGAGTTTTGTAAAAGGAGGGAACAACAATAGGTTCTTTGGGCTACCACTCTCTGATTCAGCTCTGAACAGTCCAAGATGGTCTGTTAGATCAATGAAGAAGTCTTTGATTGATCAAAATGGCGCAGAGAGCGAAGTTTTGGATGGAGATTCAATACTTCATCATTTAAAAAGACAGGTTAGATTGGACCGCAAGTCACTGATGGATTTGTATATGGAGTTAGATGAAGAGAGGAGTGCTTCAGCTGTTGCGGCAAACAACGCGATGGCTATGATCACGAGGCTACAAGCGGAGAAAGCAGCGGTTCAAATGGAGGCATTGCAGTATCAGAGAATGATGGACGAGCAAGCGGAATATGATCAGGAGGCTTTGCAGTCTATGAATGGTTTGTTGGTTAAGAGAGAAGAGGATATGAAAGAGCTTGAGGCTGAAATTGAAGCTTATAGATTGAGATATGGACTgttgagagaagaagaagacggccAAGGAAGAGAACCAGAAGAGTTTCTTGATGAAACTAAACTGGTCTTGGATTTGCCTGTTTGTTCTTCAAATGGTGAAGAAGACTTGGAACACAAGCAAGATTCAGCTGAGGAGCCTAAAGCCAACAATGATGGGATCATAGAGGAAGAAAGAG AAGATGGAAGCAGAAAAGATGTGTTAGTGAAGGAGATTACAGAGATTACAGAGAGACTAAGTGCTATTGAATCAAAAGGTGAATTGTTGCAGCAAATTTCAGATGTATTAGATGTTAGTGAAGGTGAAGCAATCCTATATCAGATATCTCAAAATCTGCATATGCTTCGTAGTTTCATTGAAATGCCATCAGAATCATGA
- the LOC106400852 gene encoding probable myosin-binding protein 5 isoform X2 — translation MSNRSFKNFIEEELGTFPHFFIYAILEWIIIILLFIDGLLAFFSNQFARFFNLRTPCLLCTRLDHVLVKTNPDFYYNDSICDSHKRNISSLAYCHVHKKLSEIKHMCEGCLLSFATEKESDVDTYKSLIGILHKDLELLIDERELQLAFPVAGSKKDENFHRTNNRFQQQQHCSCCGELLKIKTEKPKNNNNQSFFAGPSPSPRVSFNQRTLDLSQIKYSELPEKEDTKGALGDTVDDRTPSFVKGGNNNRFFGLPLSDSALNSPRWSVRSMKKSLIDQNGAESEVLDGDSILHHLKRQVRLDRKSLMDLYMELDEERSASAVAANNAMAMITRLQAEKAAVQMEALQYQRMMDEQAEYDQEALQSMNGLLVKREEDMKELEAEIEAYRLRYGLLREEEDGQGREPEEFLDETKLVLDLPVCSSNGEEDLEHKQDSAEEPKANNDGIIEEERDGSRKDVLVKEITEITERLSAIESKGELLQQISDVLDVSEGEAILYQISQNLHMLRSFIEMPSES, via the exons ATGTCTAACCGTTCCTTCAAGAACTTCATAGAAGAAGAACTTGGAACATTCCCACACTTCTTCATCTACGCTATCCTTGAatggatcatcatcatcctcctctTCATCGACGGCCTCCTCGCGTTCTTCTCCAACCAATTCGCCAGGTTCTTCAACCTCAGAACCCCTTGTCTCCTCTGCACTAGGCTTGACCATGTTCTTGTCAAAACGAACCCTGACTTCTATTACAACGACTCCATCTGCGACTCCCACAAGAGGAACATCTCTTCTCTAGCTTACTGTCATGTCCACAAGAAACTCTCTGAGATCAAACACATGTGCGAAGGATGCCTCCTCTCTTTCGCAACCGAGAAAGAATCAGACGTTGATACTTACAAGTCTCTTATTGGAATCTTGCATAAGGATCTCGAGCTTCTTATAGATGAACGCGAGCTTCAGCTAGCGTTTCCGGTTGCGGGTTCGAAGAAGGACGAAAACTTCCACAGAACTAACAATAGGTTTCAGCAGCAGCAACATTGTTCTTGTTGTGGAGAGTTGTTGaagatcaaaaccgaaaaaccgaagaACAATAACAATCAATCTTTCTTTGCTGGTCCTAGTCCTTCTCCTAGAGTTTCATTCAACCAAAGAACTTTGGACTTGTCTCAAATCAAATACTCAGAGTTGCCTGAGAAGGAAGACACCAAAGGTGCCTTGGGGGACACGGTTGATGATAGAACACCGAGTTTTGTAAAAGGAGGGAACAACAATAGGTTCTTTGGGCTACCACTCTCTGATTCAGCTCTGAACAGTCCAAGATGGTCTGTTAGATCAATGAAGAAGTCTTTGATTGATCAAAATGGCGCAGAGAGCGAAGTTTTGGATGGAGATTCAATACTTCATCATTTAAAAAGACAGGTTAGATTGGACCGCAAGTCACTGATGGATTTGTATATGGAGTTAGATGAAGAGAGGAGTGCTTCAGCTGTTGCGGCAAACAACGCGATGGCTATGATCACGAGGCTACAAGCGGAGAAAGCAGCGGTTCAAATGGAGGCATTGCAGTATCAGAGAATGATGGACGAGCAAGCGGAATATGATCAGGAGGCTTTGCAGTCTATGAATGGTTTGTTGGTTAAGAGAGAAGAGGATATGAAAGAGCTTGAGGCTGAAATTGAAGCTTATAGATTGAGATATGGACTgttgagagaagaagaagacggccAAGGAAGAGAACCAGAAGAGTTTCTTGATGAAACTAAACTGGTCTTGGATTTGCCTGTTTGTTCTTCAAATGGTGAAGAAGACTTGGAACACAAGCAAGATTCAGCTGAGGAGCCTAAAGCCAACAATGATGGGATCATAGAGGAAGAAAGAG ATGGAAGCAGAAAAGATGTGTTAGTGAAGGAGATTACAGAGATTACAGAGAGACTAAGTGCTATTGAATCAAAAGGTGAATTGTTGCAGCAAATTTCAGATGTATTAGATGTTAGTGAAGGTGAAGCAATCCTATATCAGATATCTCAAAATCTGCATATGCTTCGTAGTTTCATTGAAATGCCATCAGAATCATGA